GCAGTGGAGATAACCGCCACAGTCCTTCCTCAAACACTGACGATGCCCCACAGGCTCCCTCCATCAAGCCAGGATGGGCTGAGGGCAACCAAGGAGCACCATCCAACTACCAGGTAACTGCCTGTTTAACCAACTGTGTTTAGATTTATTAAGCCTCACAACAATAATTTTGGTCAACAATCGAAGAAATAGAGTTCCCTTTCCTTTTTGTGTACAGATGACAGATATATACCATATATGCAGATATGTGGTCTCTTATAGTACTTTATATTTTTATCGATTGTTAGACTGTGAATTCCACATTTTTTAATAGTTGGCCCAGACACAGTTTGAAAGGGAGAGGCCCAATATCCCATACAGGCTGGTAGAAGTGTTggtgtgtttgtctgttttgtaAGTGTAGAGCAATGTGGTGGAGTATGGCTGACTGTGTCTGCCTGTATACAGGGGCGCAGGCATGGACTGGGTGGTCACCGGGAGCAGCCCTCCCCCCCACCTGGCCCCCTCGTCGGACAAGGGCCTCACTCCTTTTACCGACAGGTAGACATCCTGACCGGGCCTCTTAGACTTAAATTCTACCATTTCTCACCCGTGGGCCACATAacttataataattattatgcaGTTTCctttttgatatatatttttattttttattttttccttcccATTTTTAATTCTTAGGTTAAAAGAAAAATTCTCTGCACAACTACAAATATCTTAATATGAAATGAAGCTACATAATAGTTCTAATACACTTTGTTCAGGAGCGGTCACACAACCAGAGTGCATCATCTGGCTCTGTAAAAGGAGGCCACACCCAGCATCAGCCAGCAGCAGGAGGCCCTACCCCTCCTCCCCAGCCTGGACTGCTGGTCCATGGGGTCCCTGGAGACGACGAAGATGAGACATGGCGTCAGCGCAGGAAGCAATCTTCGACTGAAATCTCTGCTGCTGTGGAGCGGGCCCGTCGACGCCGTGAGGAGGAGGAACGTCGGATGGAGGAGGAGAGACGTGCAGCCTGTGCAGAAAAGTTGAAAAGGCTGGatgagaagcagcagcagcagcaaggcGGCAATGTCGGAGGAAGCGGTGGCAGTAAAACACCCAGCCTTGATGGGAATTCTACAGCAGTCACAGCTGGCAGCCCTAGTCCATCCTTGTCGGCCTCTGCATCTTCCCCCAACATCAGCCAGCCGCCTTCGCCGTGTGTGGACCCTGAAGAGCCTCCTGTGCTGCCTGTGCAGTCGAGCACAGGTCTTGGTGTCGGTGAAAGACAGCGGgcaagcagcaacagcagctatGACTCTAACACAGGTATGTCCGCAGATAATAATGACCGGTCTGcatcccattaaaaaaagatttaaccaaacaattatctttgttgTTCAGATGCTCAGCATTGTCCTCAGCCAGCTGTGTCACAGCCACAGCAACTTATGTTGGAAGTACCTTCACCAGTAGACAAAGAGGAGACTGTCTGCACTCCTCACATTCGAGGAGGAAGTGGAGGTGAAAGAGGGACAGAATCAGTGAAGATTGAGAATATTGGAGGGGTATCAAGCCGGCAAGCGATCGTTCCTCCGGGCCAGGGTTACTCAAAGTACCAAAAGTCCCTCCCACCTCGTTTTCAGAGGCAACAGCAGgtaagaaaatgaaactggcaatTGATTGAATACTATCTTtcaaatatgtactgtactgtatatcgtCTTTGGTTTTACATGACATATAGTCAGCGATGACACCTGTGAAATATCATGACAATTGTCATGACCAATAATCAGGATTATCATGATGTTAAGAAATGTAGAAAAGTAAAAATTACAGATACACACTGCGAAAagattgcaaaacattttttgggggaatacaaaaatataaaatcagcaACCCTATGTACttttttacattgaaaatgGTAAACAACTACAACCAAAATAATTGACATAATAAGCAACACTTGAGTTCCCTTATGGTCATaataaagtaaacaaaattcaattaaaaaaaatttgatttacaatgtaaaataattacTAAAAATGGTTTCAAGCTTCATTTTTAGTTAGACTCTAACTTTTCTGTCTGCTACTCAAGAGCCAATGTCAGAGACACCTGTATTTCAGATTTAATTTTCTCTCCGTTGTAGCAATAGGTTGTGTGTGATTTGTAGTTTTCTCCATGGATCCAGTTTCTTTGTTTACGTGCAACGTGCACACGCATAGTTAGACTTAGGATGAGGCGGTCATCAAATGAGCTTACGGCTGGATCACGCAACCACAATTCAGTTGCAGTCAGGACACGGACGTGATGAGCATCTCCTGGTCTGACTGCATCTGGGAGGCAGACAAAAAGTCCAAAAGtctcaaataataaaaaacgtTCACAAGATTAGTTGCTAGAGAGGTGTGAATACTAATTTGTCACTCTCTTCTCTCGCTCTTAAGGGGGCCACGCACCAACACATCACAACACCATctgtacatccattttcttaaccgcttctcctcacgcaggttgcgggctgctggagcctatcccagctatcttcgggcgggaggcggggtacactctgaaccggtcgccagccaatcgcagggcacagagtaACAAAGAgtcatttgcgctcacattcattcTTACGggcaatcaacctaccatacatgtttttgggatgtgggaggaaaccggagtgcctggagaaaaaccacccaggcacggggagaacatgcaaactccacacaggcggggccgggatttgtgccccagtccccagaactgtgaggcagatgtgctaatcagtcggtcaccgtgccggcacaTCACAACACATTACACGAAATAGGGTATTGTTGTGGTGTGTTCTTACCCCCAAACTATGGTTCTCTTCATGTTGATAGGAGCAGCTATTGAAGCAGCAGCAGTGGCAACAGCAGCATAGCCAGGTATCCCAAAGCCAGATTTCCCCCCAACCCCAAGCACCGCAGGGTCCTTCACCAGTTTCAACACCCCAGCCAGGACCTGGACCTAAGCAGGGTGGACCACTGTATCAATCGGGCAATTTAGTACGGCCACTTCCAATTAATTTTGACCCACGCTGGATGATTATGCCCTACATGGACCCACGCATGATGCAAGGCCGCCCGCCCATGGACTTCTATTCCACTGGCATGCACCCATCAGGTAAGAGAATGTTTGTagtcctttttaaaatatatctatTTGGATCGTGTATgcaattaagaaaaacaaataaatcatcaGGGCTTATTGGGCGTGAGCGATCTGATTCGGGAGGATCTGGTTCAGACCCATTTGATCGGCAACAACAGCATCCAGGGCACCCTCACCGTGGTACTCCCCCTATTGATCCTAAATTGGCCTGGGGGCCTGAGGTATTTCCTGGTGGAGGGGAAGGTTGCGGGATTAATCCCCCTCTGAGGCAGAGGCAGACGTCAGAGGAAGAGGATGTGACCAAAGGGCCCAGGTATGCTGACACAAGTATAAGTGTTATTGAATTAAATGTGATTGttggaaacattttgtttcttttttgggggggttttctgCTTTATTGAATTCGTATTCCAGGATTTTTTTAAGGCTTTCATTTACTTATTGACAATTTTATAATACCAtctgtttcatttttattgacttAGGAGTGACACTCCTCCACATCGCATCCGAGAGGGTGGATTGGGACCCATCAAGCAGCCCAACACAGCTTCTGGGCCGTCAAATCAGACGCCACCTCCTGTTAATGCGCCGAGTGGCAGTCACCCCCCTCATCATTACATGAGTGGGCGGGGCAACTACAGCAACTTCCATGATCAAGGTGCAAGGATACCAccccaccagcagcagcagcaacaaagaGCTGGTGAAAGGGGAACCCACTCCCATGGCTTCACCCATCAGGATGACGTCCAAGGCCGGGGATCTCAGCCAGGCCAACTCTGGGGGGCTCCACACCCTCACTACGATCGTAACGGCCGTGCAGACCTCCCTAATGTAGAGGGCAACTCTCATCTACACCACCATCACAGCCACCACCCTCAGCAGCCTCACTACACTGTCCAAACCCATAAGCTCGAGAAGGGTCATGACAGGATAGTTGAGGGCCCTCCAAAAAAGACCAACTCTTCTCCCCCACTCCACCAGCCCTCCATGTCATCCTCATGctcatcatcttcctcttctGCTTCTACCAGGGAAGATGGCAATGTCAAGGCCACtttgcatcatcatcattctcACAGAGAAGGTGAAGCTGGTGTCAGGCAAAATATTAATGAAAGAGGTAGTACCGGCAGTAGTGGTcatgtaaaacatgaaaaaacaagCTCTGTATATGCATCACATGCTTCTGTGACCGCCAGCCCACCTCCTGCTCAACATGGCAGTCACTCCCAGCCCCAGCACCATCCCCATCCAAGGTCAAACCAAAGAGGGGTGCGTGATCATAAAACCGAGACCCAGTGGGGCCCTCGTCCTGGCAACACCAACACAGGTGGGGCTTTCTCTCATGGCAGGAGGgccaacaatgcaggtagtgggAACAATTCCCGTGGCGCAGATGACTCTTCCCATGCTCCATCGGAGCACAAGCCCGCCAGCCAGACAGGAGGCAACAATCCCAACAAAAGGGCGGGTCCAATCAAGAAGCCGGTAATGAAAGAGATGAAGAAAGAGGGAGATGTTGACGGAGGAGAAAAATCAAGCCAAGGCTTTGGTAAAGATAAAGAGAAGGATGGTGGCCAAGCCACCTCAATAAAACAGGAGGCCTCCTCCTCTCATAACACATCAGCTCCATCAGGCAAAGAAGAGCCTGCTGTGACAATAAAACCCAGGAATGGCGGGAAAGAACGGCCGCCTGGCGGAGGTGGCGGTGGGTCAGGGAGAGGACCTAAAGAGGCAGACACCACTTCTTCAGGATTTTCAGGATCCTCATCCCGGAGAGACAGAGACCGTTCTTTTGAGAGAAGAACCAGCTATTCCCATAATCATGGAGTCTCCACCAAAGCAACCAGAGGCAGTCGTGGGCGAGGTGGGGAGTTTTACGGCCGTGGTCGTGGTTATAGGGGCACCTACACAGCCAATGCTGGGCCTAGTGGTGGTAACCGTGGCAGAATGGCCAGCAGGAGTGGCAGAGACTATCGCACATCTGTTGCTGTTGGCCACCATCACGATTCAAAGGGTGAGGGCGCTGGTGGTAGGCATTGTCAAGATAGGTCCCATCACAACCCAGCCAGGGCCAGGAATCGTAGTGAAACACGCAGTGAAGGCTCAGAGTATGAAGAAATTcccaagaggaggagggagagagGCTCAGAGACGGGCAGCGAGAGTGGTGCAAGTGACCTTGGTCAATCGGACAAGGATGACACCCACAAACAGAACACCAAGAATGGCATTGATAATACCAACACCACTACCAGCGGCAACATTTCATCTGCACCCCCAAGAGGGTCACAGGCTCGGGTTTTCACCCCGAGGGGAGTGCCATCAAGGAGGGGCAGGGGCGGTGGTAGCGGAGGAGGAAATATCTACAGGAATAGTGGCAATGTTGGAGGGCCAGCTGGGGGACACAGATCTGCACCCACTTCGGCCTCTCATGGGGGCTCCTCAAGGCAGCCAAACTCTGCACGAAGGCAGCAAGCCCCGTCACAAACTTCAGGGCACAAGGACTTGGGCAGGGGAGGGCCTCCTGTGGAGAAGAAGGATAAGACAGTTGATGGAAATCAAGCTCAAAGTCACGGATCCAATCCTCCCCAGACCACTTTGTTTGCTTCAGCTCCTACCACTCAAGCGTCCGCTGACAATGGAGCTGTTTTGACCCAACAAGCTTCAACCAACCCTGCATCAATCAGTGGTGGGCCAAATTCAGTCCCTCCTCCTGTTAACCGTGGGTTCCCTCCCAATGGCTTTGACCGACCCAAGCGTCGTCGCCACATGCGTTCCCAACATCAGCAGGACAAGCCACCTCGCTTCCGGAGGCTGAAAGAGCGAGAGAACGCCGCGCGGATCAATGGTGGAGTGGGGGTGATTGGAGGAGGAAGGCCCTCCTCTCCTTCTGTGAACTCAGTTCAGGAAAGTAACGGAACCACTGTCACAACACTGATCAATAACGCGCAGAATGCCAACCACAACACCACGCTTACAGCTAACAATAACAGTGGCGGTGGACACCTCGGCAATGCAAACAGCCACCAGCATCACCACTTCAACCAGGGAAGTACTGGGCCCACCCACCCCCAGCACCACCACAGCCATGGAGCAAAGTCCCCAGACTTCACCAACCAGAATTCAGACCAGGCAAACGAGGAGTGGGAGACAGCTTCCGAGAGCAGCGACTTCACTGAGTTCCGAGACAAAGAAGGAGGAGGGAAGTCGTATTCTTctcaccatcaccaccaccacttcAGGaagggtggaggaggaggtgccGTCGAACGTGAGATGTCAGGTAAAGAGCCCCAAGCTAATAAAAGAAGCTTTTCAAGCCAACGTCCTGGCATGGAAAGGCAAAACCGGAGGGTTAACGTcggaggaggtggtggtgggggtggagGCAGAGGCCCTCGAGGTCCACCTGGTGGTGGCTCCGGTGGGACAGGAAATGGAGGTGGAAACCGTGGGGAGAAGCGGGGCAACTGgccctccccaaaaaataggAAATGATAgtatatttcaaaacatttcgGATAAACTGCACTCACTTTCAACCCAACGCTTCCATTTTTAACCCCGTTTTGATTATTTCATGTTTGCATCCCTACACATATGAGTgtcttgtacagtatatggagaTGGTATTCTACATTCACCCTGGTCAACTTTCTCACCTTTCGCATCAGTCAGCTGTCGACCGTCCTTTTACTTTTCTCTGATTGTTTTGTCTTGCTTTACGTTAAATTATGCCCTCTTCACCTTCAAAAATCTCGTCCCAGTTAGATATATCACGCATGTAGTACTGCAATGAAAGTgcacattgttttaaaatgggGGCGTTAACACAGCTATACATACAAGCACAATATGGCATCTTTAAACAATGTAGAACTTGTGTAGATGTAAAATGATTGTGGGACTGAATTGGCAAATCATTAAATTGGGCAAACTTTTATAtttatgtgcgtgtgtatatttCTACCACACTTTGGCCTTTGGTGGTTTATGGTAGTCCAGTTCTGCCCGACTTCCCCTCACAAAGGGGAAAAGCGCAGATTCAGTTTAACAAGAACAGTACCAATGTATCATACAATTATCTTATTTGTTTTCAGGAGAGTTGTGTCAATTCATTTTCAGCCACACGATGTtaagtgtgtacgtgtgtgtggtCTTGTTTGTTACAATGAGGATCGTTAAACAGCCCTCAAGCTCTTATTTACTTTTCTTTCGCTCCCAGTTTGGAAGTTTTCTGCAAAGTATGTAAAAACTGTGATAGGACCCATGTAATACTGTTCCATGTCactagtttctttttttatatcatttgCCCTGTTGCTTGTGTagactatttttttcctttcaagcTTACATCTTGAGCTGCTTTGAAATTTAGAttgatcaatttttttttttttttaaagaaaataaaggctTTTTCAGCCTCACCGTAGCATCCTTGTTATCTGCAGAAATTCTGCACACTGCAAAAATACTCCCCAATGGACAATGGTTTTCCTCTTTAATTCATAAATTTGGTTTATCCGACTGTTAATTGCGTGACTGCTTTATTTCTCGTTATTTCCTCAGAGATTTCCATTTTTATATGGAAACGTTCTCTTTTCTCTTTAAAGTGCAATGTCTATTCTATTGAGGGGAAAATGAGTTAAAGGAGAACTTTTGGTCATGATGACATGTTTGACTTTTCACAAATTGTCGGTTGGTTAAATTAATGCTTCAGTAGTTAATTACGTTGTAATAAGCACTCCTTGTAGTATaacgcaaaaaaaaacctttgctgtttttttttttttttttttttttttttttttttttttataaatataaatattcactTAGTAGTACTTACATGTGATGCGACAAGGACAGGTACTCTGTCTGGGCCCAGAGTACGAAGACATAGGTCgagtattacatctctgctgtTGTGCATGCGATGATGCACCCTGTGCTATTACTATTGGGACTTGCCACACCAACAAGGACTACCAGGAGCTCCTTAACTGAGGAAGAGTTTTCAAAGGGTGTGCTCTCAGGACGGCTGTTCCAATACGGTGAGGGGAGGCAGAATCACCCGAGTCACAACAGATGACAAGAGATCAACAACCTGACTGTTTGTTATGGAACTAATGGATATGTAACACTTGTAGTCACACAGTATGGAGACTAAAAGGTGAACGAAGTACTCCTCTGCATCAATTCACTGCTGTAAGTtggggttttgtttgtttactgcgTTACAGTTTAACGGGGATGTTGCGAGTAGGGCATTCGGTGATTTGTGTGCGCGCATCTGTGTgatgtgtttggaatgtgtgtgtgcgtttgttttCTGGTATCTTATGTTGTAATGGGAACGGCAAGGACCAGAGGGTAAGAAGAATGGCAAGCACTTTCTGCCTTGTTTGCCCACGCCCGATTGAACTCATGTTATCAAATctgctgctttaaaaaaaaaaaatacatctgtgCATACATCAAATGAGGAAGCAGTGGAAAGAAACACTTTTTGTATACTTTAATACAGTACAGAAGCAGGCAAGCGACTCATCCTTCCACTAGAACTTAAAGCATGAATACACAGCCATGTGTGCAGCTTGCCTTGCCTGTCACTGGTTTCTACATCGCTAGCTGTACTATTAAGGCTGGTTCAGAAAGTCCGCCATCCCTCCTAACTCTTCAATATTGATGTGCACATTATTGTATGTACCcatgctaaaagaaaaaaaaaaaagtatagtgTATTGAAATTACTCAAAAGATTGTACTGTTTCCAGCATTACCAAGGTACCTGGAGTGGTCCATTCTGTTTTAACATTTATGGTTTTAATAATGGAGCCGTAATATATGCACATGTATGTATATTGGTATGTATCTTAAGTTTTGTCGACCCCAACTTACATTCCCACCAAGAAATGTTGCCATTTTTAGTTCAAGGGAGCAATGTACAAGCAGAGAAGTGTCTTATTATAATAAAGTTATACAGAGAAGGCAAAGTTAAATAAACTACTTTTGATTGAATGGAAAACCGGAGTTCCATGTCTCTTCTATTTTACAACTTGTGCAGGTAAGATTGTTTTCGAATAGGCGTTGCATGTCGTTTGGAAGTTATATGCCTCCATAGACTTCAGTGTGTACATCTTCAATTTAAACAAGTCCCcatccgagctgactttgggcaagaggcgtgTCCACCTTGGAATGGTTGCGAGCCAATCTCTGCACACATTGAAGACCAACAGCCATTCACGGTCAAATTcatatctatggacaatttagaggctCCAAATAACCCGAGAGGCAtgtatttggaatgtgggagctgagattcaaacccagaacctctcgagaGTGAGCCAGACTCCCCTAACCCAACCTTCGATAGGGCCCTCGCTGACATTGGCCGAaccattcatgctcacattcacatctatggacaaaaTGTCTTCAGTTATTTTTGTGTGGCCAGTGAAGCCATGATATtgggattttattattttttttttacacgaagTGGAGAACACAGAAATATACGACTAAccgttatgtttttttttgtttgtctgttttggtGACAGGAAAGATTCCAATGGGTACGTATAAGTGTAACAAGAGTTTAGCGATGTGTGAATTATGGTGTATAAAGTCAGGACAGTCCCTTTTAATTAAAGAATACGTGTTGAAGACattgggatgttttttttatgtagtaCTCGAACTCGCCATGTAGTGGCAGCAGTGCGCGATCTGCGCCGGAAGTAGAGGAAGAACCTCCTGAGCTGAGctggtgtccattttatttacgcCCGATACGTTGCTACATTGTTTTGAGCTGTCGAATTTTTCAgctgcataaaaaaaacagtacaaaacTGGGTAAGCTCATACAAATTGTTACACAGCTTTCCCGAAGGGTTGAAAAACGTAGTCATACATTAACGCCACTGACTAAAGCTCTTCCGTGTTCTGCAAGGATGCGCCATATTGATTGAGCTCTAGTTGCTTGTTCGTTTTAGCATGACTAGCTAGCGatggctataaaaaaaaatattaatacattGCAGTGTGGAACTGCGTTATAAATTCAAGATCAGACGCTAAAGTAAATTTTTCGGGACCTCCGAGTATGTTCTTGCTAATAGAGAGTTGTTGATTACAGTGGCTAAAACAGACCTAACTCGTCTGTTAGCCTAGCATTAAGCCTGGGCTCGTCGGCATTTctgaaataacattttacagATTTTTAATTCAACCTTTTTTGTGTTGCTTTAGTACGGTGTATCCCAATAACTTTGAAGACATTGCGATCGTGTATCTAACGGTGACACTTGTAGGTTTTCAGAGATGAGCAGTTCAGAAGAAGTGTCGTGGATCTCTTGGTTCTGCGGATTAAGGGGGAATGAATTTTTCTGTGAGGTACGATTCTTCCACCTAACATATCTGTTAACATCTCCAGTACACCATTTTATACATGTTACGAACTTAAATGCAACGGTAAGTGC
This window of the Phyllopteryx taeniolatus isolate TA_2022b chromosome 21, UOR_Ptae_1.2, whole genome shotgun sequence genome carries:
- the prrc2a gene encoding protein PRRC2A isoform X1, encoding MSERSGQTAKGKEGKTKYASLNLFDTYKGKSLEPQKPIVPPRHGLQSLGKVASARRMPPPANLPSLKAENKGNDPNVSLIPKDGTGWASKQEQADPKSTDALSAQQQELQQPVASQTPAPTRPRTPPASEVPTVTAMAPASTQAAGARSWAQASVTHGVQGDGGKGSNLPSPFSREEFPTLQAAGDQDKAGREQGTADQWYGPGPNLRPQNVTSWRDGGGRGLAPTLSGEGAAEGGSGGALLMDGAAGVPSQNSQSQMPPRNPSAGSPALPLPQPPVGPGFPPFRGIMPPFMYPPYLPFPANYGPQGPYRFPPPGEGPAPRLSRSQVGPDSRPQLLSRDAGGEVVRRPSILKQDDLKELDELDHDGDEGWAGAHEEIDYSAKLKFSDDEGDDEGEEDTADSKNDTSEQQKSQEAPLATSCSRASDSSGDNRHSPSSNTDDAPQAPSIKPGWAEGNQGAPSNYQGRRHGLGGHREQPSPPPGPLVGQGPHSFYRQERSHNQSASSGSVKGGHTQHQPAAGGPTPPPQPGLLVHGVPGDDEDETWRQRRKQSSTEISAAVERARRRREEEERRMEEERRAACAEKLKRLDEKQQQQQGGNVGGSGGSKTPSLDGNSTAVTAGSPSPSLSASASSPNISQPPSPCVDPEEPPVLPVQSSTGLGVGERQRASSNSSYDSNTDAQHCPQPAVSQPQQLMLEVPSPVDKEETVCTPHIRGGSGGERGTESVKIENIGGVSSRQAIVPPGQGYSKYQKSLPPRFQRQQQEQLLKQQQWQQQHSQVSQSQISPQPQAPQGPSPVSTPQPGPGPKQGGPLYQSGNLVRPLPINFDPRWMIMPYMDPRMMQGRPPMDFYSTGMHPSGLIGRERSDSGGSGSDPFDRQQQHPGHPHRGTPPIDPKLAWGPEVFPGGGEGCGINPPLRQRQTSEEEDVTKGPRSDTPPHRIREGGLGPIKQPNTASGPSNQTPPPVNAPSGSHPPHHYMSGRGNYSNFHDQGARIPPHQQQQQQRAGERGTHSHGFTHQDDVQGRGSQPGQLWGAPHPHYDRNGRADLPNVEGNSHLHHHHSHHPQQPHYTVQTHKLEKGHDRIVEGPPKKTNSSPPLHQPSMSSSCSSSSSSASTREDGNVKATLHHHHSHREGEAGVRQNINERGSTGSSGHVKHEKTSSVYASHASVTASPPPAQHGSHSQPQHHPHPRSNQRGVRDHKTETQWGPRPGNTNTGGAFSHGRRANNAGSGNNSRGADDSSHAPSEHKPASQTGGNNPNKRAGPIKKPVMKEMKKEGDVDGGEKSSQGFGKDKEKDGGQATSIKQEASSSHNTSAPSGKEEPAVTIKPRNGGKERPPGGGGGGSGRGPKEADTTSSGFSGSSSRRDRDRSFERRTSYSHNHGVSTKATRGSRGRGGEFYGRGRGYRGTYTANAGPSGGNRGRMASRSGRDYRTSVAVGHHHDSKGEGAGGRHCQDRSHHNPARARNRSETRSEGSEYEEIPKRRRERGSETGSESGASDLGQSDKDDTHKQNTKNGIDNTNTTTSGNISSAPPRGSQARVFTPRGVPSRRGRGGGSGGGNIYRNSGNVGGPAGGHRSAPTSASHGGSSRQPNSARRQQAPSQTSGHKDLGRGGPPVEKKDKTVDGNQAQSHGSNPPQTTLFASAPTTQASADNGAVLTQQASTNPASISGGPNSVPPPVNRGFPPNGFDRPKRRRHMRSQHQQDKPPRFRRLKERENAARINGGVGVIGGGRPSSPSVNSVQESNGTTVTTLINNAQNANHNTTLTANNNSGGGHLGNANSHQHHHFNQGSTGPTHPQHHHSHGAKSPDFTNQNSDQANEEWETASESSDFTEFRDKEGGGKSYSSHHHHHHFRKGGGGGAVEREMSGKEPQANKRSFSSQRPGMERQNRRVNVGGGGGGGGGRGPRGPPGGGSGGTGNGGGNRGEKRGNWPSPKNRK
- the prrc2a gene encoding protein PRRC2A isoform X3 produces the protein MSERSGQTAKGKEGKTKYASLNLFDTYKGKSLEPQKPIVPPRHGLQSLGKVASARRMPPPANLPSLKAENKGNDPNVSLIPKDGTGWASKQEQADPKSTDALSAQQQELQQPVASQTPAPTRPRTPPASEVPTVTAMAPASTQAAGARSWAQASVTHGVQGDGGKGSNLPSPFSREEFPTLQAAGDQDKAGREQGTADQWYGPGPNLRPQNVTSWRDGGGRGLAPTLSGEGAAEGGSGGALLMDGAAGVPSQNSQSQMPPRNPSAGSPALPLPQPPVGPGFPPFRGIMPPFMYPPYLPFPANYGPQGPYRFPPPGEGPAPRLSRSQVGPDSRPQLLSRDAGGEVVRRPSILKQDDLKELDELDHDGDEGWAGAHEEIDYSAKLKFSDDEGDDEGEEDTADSKNDTSEQQKSQEAPLATSCSRASDSSGDNRHSPSSNTDDAPQAPSIKPGWAEGNQGAPSNYQERSHNQSASSGSVKGGHTQHQPAAGGPTPPPQPGLLVHGVPGDDEDETWRQRRKQSSTEISAAVERARRRREEEERRMEEERRAACAEKLKRLDEKQQQQQGGNVGGSGGSKTPSLDGNSTAVTAGSPSPSLSASASSPNISQPPSPCVDPEEPPVLPVQSSTGLGVGERQRASSNSSYDSNTDAQHCPQPAVSQPQQLMLEVPSPVDKEETVCTPHIRGGSGGERGTESVKIENIGGVSSRQAIVPPGQGYSKYQKSLPPRFQRQQQEQLLKQQQWQQQHSQVSQSQISPQPQAPQGPSPVSTPQPGPGPKQGGPLYQSGNLVRPLPINFDPRWMIMPYMDPRMMQGRPPMDFYSTGMHPSGLIGRERSDSGGSGSDPFDRQQQHPGHPHRGTPPIDPKLAWGPEVFPGGGEGCGINPPLRQRQTSEEEDVTKGPRSDTPPHRIREGGLGPIKQPNTASGPSNQTPPPVNAPSGSHPPHHYMSGRGNYSNFHDQGARIPPHQQQQQQRAGERGTHSHGFTHQDDVQGRGSQPGQLWGAPHPHYDRNGRADLPNVEGNSHLHHHHSHHPQQPHYTVQTHKLEKGHDRIVEGPPKKTNSSPPLHQPSMSSSCSSSSSSASTREDGNVKATLHHHHSHREGEAGVRQNINERGSTGSSGHVKHEKTSSVYASHASVTASPPPAQHGSHSQPQHHPHPRSNQRGVRDHKTETQWGPRPGNTNTGGAFSHGRRANNAGSGNNSRGADDSSHAPSEHKPASQTGGNNPNKRAGPIKKPVMKEMKKEGDVDGGEKSSQGFGKDKEKDGGQATSIKQEASSSHNTSAPSGKEEPAVTIKPRNGGKERPPGGGGGGSGRGPKEADTTSSGFSGSSSRRDRDRSFERRTSYSHNHGVSTKATRGSRGRGGEFYGRGRGYRGTYTANAGPSGGNRGRMASRSGRDYRTSVAVGHHHDSKGEGAGGRHCQDRSHHNPARARNRSETRSEGSEYEEIPKRRRERGSETGSESGASDLGQSDKDDTHKQNTKNGIDNTNTTTSGNISSAPPRGSQARVFTPRGVPSRRGRGGGSGGGNIYRNSGNVGGPAGGHRSAPTSASHGGSSRQPNSARRQQAPSQTSGHKDLGRGGPPVEKKDKTVDGNQAQSHGSNPPQTTLFASAPTTQASADNGAVLTQQASTNPASISGGPNSVPPPVNRGFPPNGFDRPKRRRHMRSQHQQDKPPRFRRLKERENAARINGGVGVIGGGRPSSPSVNSVQESNGTTVTTLINNAQNANHNTTLTANNNSGGGHLGNANSHQHHHFNQGSTGPTHPQHHHSHGAKSPDFTNQNSDQANEEWETASESSDFTEFRDKEGGGKSYSSHHHHHHFRKGGGGGAVEREMSGKEPQANKRSFSSQRPGMERQNRRVNVGGGGGGGGGRGPRGPPGGGSGGTGNGGGNRGEKRGNWPSPKNRK